The genomic region GCGAGGTCGGCGGCGGTCAGGCCCTCGAGTGCCATTCCGTAGGGGACACCCTCGATGATGCGGCGCCGCATGCGCTGGTTGAGGGTCTGCTTTTGCAGGCGGCGGTAGACGTCGGGCTTGGCCGCAAGCTTGGTGGCGATCTCGAGGCCGCGGGTGTAGGCCTGCTCATGCGGAACGACCTCGTTGACCACGCCCCACTCCAGGGCGGTACGCGCGTCGATGTTCTCGCCGGTCCACAGCAGCCACTTGGCACGCGCGGTGCCTGCGGTCTCCTCCCACACCACCTGCACCCCGTCGCCGCCTGTGATGCCGAACGCCGGGTGGGGGAAGTCGCCGTAGACGGCGCGGTCGGAGGCGATGTGGATGTCGGAGAGCAGCAGGTATTCGGAGTGGATGGTGGCCGGGCCGTTTGCCACCCCGACGACTGGCATGGGGAGCTCGACAAGCCGCTGAAGCACCTTCAGCCCCTCAACACGGATCTTCTCCCACACTGCGGGCTTGAAGATCTCGCCGAGGCTGGGCCCGTCGATCTGGTCCATGAACGCATCACCCGTGCCGGTCAGCACCATCGCGCGGTTGTCCGAGTCGAGCGAGATCGCCTCGAGGGCATGCGTAAGGTCCTCATGGGTCTGACCGGTGAACACGATCGGGCCGCCATCGGTGTGGAAGCGGACGGTCAGCACACCGTTCTCATCCCGGGTCATCGCAAGGTTCTTGTAGGCTTCGAAGTAGCTCGGATTGCCCATTTCGTTCCTATCCCCATTTCATCTCTGGATTGTCCAACTCCATGAAAGCGTCGGAGAGATCACGATTCAAGCGCCGAGCGATGGTTTTCCCGATAGCAGCCATAAGACCACCGAATGGCGGAAGACCGCGCGGGCGGCGCTGCCGAACGTGAGGACGTTGTGGACGTATCGGTCGCCCGTCAGCCCTCGGAGGCAGTGCGCCCACCGCGACCTGTGGCAGCAGCGACGAATGGGACCGGCAGGAGGTGGGCATGATCGGTATGTCGAGACGGCCTACGCGCGCCATGCCCGCAAAGGCTGCGCCCTCTACGACAATCCTCGGTGGCACCACCGTGACGTCCGTTCTCCGATATTGCCTGCGGTCCGCGTGCCCCGTGCGGCCGACCTTACTGAGGCTCCGGCACTTGCCCCTTGGGCAATTATCGTGGCTTGCAGCAATAAGCGCGCGCTGACGACTCGCGTTGGGCATGCAATCCGTTCCACCATCGACTGCGGCATCAGCGACGATATTCATATTGCACAAAATTCCCACTGCGGCGATCACGACAAGGGCGTGACAGTACTGTGCGCGATCGGCATAGACGGCTGGCTGCTGGGTAGGGGGCGGACGCGGGAGAGGTGACCACCCGCCCAGATCGCTGGGCGGCTACTCGGTTGAAGCGCATCAACTGCGGCACAGTGCAGGAACGGGCGTCGTGGAAGCCAGTCACCAATGCTGCGGCGGCGGTCGGGGTGGGTCACGGTGGTGGCCGTGCCGCGGCGAATTCGGCCCGCTTCACA from Catenulispora sp. MAP5-51 harbors:
- a CDS encoding enoyl-CoA hydratase/isomerase family protein; translated protein: MGNPSYFEAYKNLAMTRDENGVLTVRFHTDGGPIVFTGQTHEDLTHALEAISLDSDNRAMVLTGTGDAFMDQIDGPSLGEIFKPAVWEKIRVEGLKVLQRLVELPMPVVGVANGPATIHSEYLLLSDIHIASDRAVYGDFPHPAFGITGGDGVQVVWEETAGTARAKWLLWTGENIDARTALEWGVVNEVVPHEQAYTRGLEIATKLAAKPDVYRRLQKQTLNQRMRRRIIEGVPYGMALEGLTAADLAYQSQASS